A window of the Thalassospira indica genome harbors these coding sequences:
- a CDS encoding TIGR00730 family Rossman fold protein translates to MTKVKSICVFCGASDGKNPQHMENAIAFGKMMAERGITLIYGGGRIGLMGAVADGVMQNGGSVVGIIPAHLDDIEVGHTGLSELIVCKSMHERKVEMFRRSDAFVTLAGGLGSLDEAFEAMTLRQLGIHDKPMVFLNALGYWDKCFDMIDAIIDEGFARPSHKNLYTVANTLDEIFEQLAAEPAPRFDPREKLF, encoded by the coding sequence ATGACAAAAGTAAAATCAATCTGTGTCTTTTGCGGTGCTTCGGATGGCAAGAATCCGCAACACATGGAAAATGCCATCGCCTTTGGCAAAATGATGGCCGAACGCGGCATCACGCTGATTTATGGCGGCGGCCGGATCGGCCTGATGGGGGCCGTGGCAGATGGCGTTATGCAAAATGGCGGTTCCGTCGTGGGCATCATCCCGGCCCATCTTGACGATATCGAAGTTGGCCATACCGGTCTTTCCGAACTGATCGTTTGCAAATCCATGCATGAACGCAAGGTCGAGATGTTCCGTCGCTCGGACGCGTTTGTTACCCTTGCGGGTGGGCTTGGCAGCCTCGATGAGGCGTTCGAAGCCATGACGCTTCGCCAGCTTGGCATTCATGACAAGCCGATGGTGTTCCTCAATGCGCTTGGTTACTGGGACAAGTGCTTTGACATGATTGACGCCATCATCGACGAAGGCTTTGCCCGCCCCAGCCACAAGAACCTCTATACCGTGGCCAACACACTCGATGAAATCTTTGAACAGCTTGCCGCCGAACCGGCCCCGCGCTTTGACCCGCGCGAAAAGCTTTTCTGA
- a CDS encoding helix-turn-helix domain-containing protein, which translates to MACRYLRKTEEQLGADRKAMQRWIGVVLGGLTFVFVTVAVSKIAELYLPDNAEMFGTEIAFALVLFAMSYEIATQPALFVMADWPSDDTLDEAEEAGDVQSQTVMSPDENAPVQTARTDHRAPDDTIPRPLLDPDGVERALARLEDIQARGDILLDPLVSLPKLARTVGITPNQLSYVLNHHVGKSFFDFVNAARIREARSVLVLEPDRTILDIALSVGFNSKSTFNLAFKKITGETPSAVREAARRELLSASVTSEPPISGSDQQHWTPKVG; encoded by the coding sequence GTGGCGTGTCGCTATTTGCGCAAGACCGAAGAACAGCTTGGTGCGGATCGCAAGGCGATGCAACGCTGGATCGGCGTGGTTCTGGGTGGCCTGACCTTCGTGTTTGTTACGGTCGCGGTAAGCAAGATTGCTGAGCTGTACTTGCCCGACAATGCCGAAATGTTTGGCACCGAGATCGCCTTTGCGCTGGTGCTGTTTGCCATGAGCTATGAAATCGCCACGCAGCCGGCCTTGTTTGTCATGGCTGATTGGCCATCCGATGATACCCTGGATGAGGCCGAGGAAGCTGGTGATGTGCAAAGCCAGACGGTCATGTCACCGGACGAAAATGCGCCCGTGCAAACAGCTCGGACGGATCATCGTGCGCCTGACGATACAATCCCGCGTCCGTTGCTTGATCCCGACGGTGTGGAACGGGCGTTGGCGCGCCTTGAAGACATTCAGGCGCGGGGGGATATTCTTCTGGACCCGCTGGTGTCCTTGCCGAAACTGGCGCGTACGGTTGGCATAACCCCCAATCAGCTGTCCTATGTGCTCAATCATCATGTCGGCAAAAGCTTTTTTGACTTCGTCAATGCCGCGCGTATCCGCGAAGCCCGGTCCGTTCTGGTGCTTGAGCCTGATCGTACCATTCTTGATATCGCGCTAAGTGTCGGGTTCAATTCGAAATCGACCTTTAATCTGGCCTTCAAGAAAATCACTGGTGAGACACCCAGTGCGGTGCGTGAAGCGGCAAGGCGGGAATTGTTGTCCGCGTCGGTGACGTCCGAACCGCCAATTTCAGGATCGGATCAACAGCATTGGACGCCAAAGGTTGGGTGA
- a CDS encoding methyltransferase family protein, translating to MDAKGWVITDAVASFFKGAYMQQPLFSIQPNFNSATDAHAAKDLQRIQRYRKWTLRLGVVLLLALVCFTRAGFDRNSVWHHTIQVIGMMAIMVCIVGRGWCSLYIGGRKKTELVTSGPYSMCRNPLYVFSFIGAFGAGAQTGSITIGLVSAVLCWTVFRHVVLREEAMLAERFGRLFKRYVNTVPRFRPTWFRWRDEKEILCRPALFLATTRDAMWFWIAIPVLEGVKLLQDHGWLTPVFWLP from the coding sequence TTGGACGCCAAAGGTTGGGTGATCACGGATGCTGTAGCCTCTTTTTTCAAGGGGGCATACATGCAGCAACCGCTTTTTTCGATTCAACCCAATTTCAATTCTGCAACAGACGCGCACGCGGCGAAAGATTTACAGCGCATTCAGCGCTACCGAAAATGGACGCTTCGCCTTGGTGTTGTGCTGCTTTTGGCATTGGTTTGTTTTACCCGTGCAGGATTTGATCGCAACAGTGTATGGCACCACACTATCCAGGTTATCGGGATGATGGCGATCATGGTCTGCATTGTGGGGCGGGGCTGGTGTTCGCTGTATATTGGCGGGCGCAAAAAAACCGAACTGGTGACGTCGGGCCCTTACTCGATGTGTCGAAACCCGCTTTATGTTTTCAGCTTCATCGGTGCATTTGGCGCTGGTGCCCAAACCGGCAGTATTACCATCGGGCTGGTGTCGGCTGTTTTGTGCTGGACGGTGTTCCGGCATGTGGTGCTGCGGGAGGAAGCCATGCTGGCGGAACGGTTTGGCCGGCTCTTCAAACGCTATGTGAATACGGTTCCGCGTTTTCGCCCGACATGGTTCCGCTGGCGAGACGAGAAGGAGATTTTGTGCCGACCGGCCCTGTTTTTGGCCACCACCCGCGATGCGATGTGGTTCTGGATTGCCATTCCCGTGTTGGAAGGTGTCAAACTTTTGCAAGATCACGGGTGGCTGACACCGGTATTCTGGCTGCCATAA
- a CDS encoding PadR family transcriptional regulator translates to MDVRTLCLGALMGGEATGYEIRKMFEDGTFSHFQIASLGSIYPALTKLTQDGLVTFVEHEQENRPDKKIYQLTSEGRRTFLRTLLQTRPAEDRYRSDILFMLTFAEEMPIELTEALIDEFAARHELMSHQIDPENTDKPAHQKSNARDENGELRPGCCFVAGLGQAMCNATLKFIRENKQGLLDELKTRKANKS, encoded by the coding sequence ATGGACGTACGTACTTTATGTCTGGGTGCCCTGATGGGTGGCGAGGCAACAGGATATGAAATCCGCAAGATGTTTGAAGATGGCACGTTCAGCCATTTTCAAATCGCGTCCCTTGGTTCGATCTATCCGGCCCTGACCAAACTGACTCAGGACGGTCTGGTGACATTTGTTGAACATGAACAGGAAAACCGACCGGACAAGAAAATCTATCAGCTGACATCTGAAGGACGTCGCACATTTCTGCGCACGTTGTTGCAGACCAGACCGGCCGAGGATCGTTATCGTTCCGATATCTTGTTCATGCTGACCTTTGCCGAGGAAATGCCGATTGAACTGACCGAGGCGCTGATTGATGAATTTGCTGCCCGTCATGAATTGATGAGCCATCAGATTGATCCGGAAAACACCGACAAACCGGCCCATCAAAAATCAAATGCCCGCGATGAAAACGGCGAACTCAGACCAGGATGCTGTTTTGTTGCCGGTCTGGGACAGGCCATGTGCAATGCGACCCTGAAGTTTATTCGCGAAAACAAGCAGGGCCTGCTTGACGAGTTGAAGACGCGCAAGGCCAACAAGTCCTAG
- the pssA gene encoding CDP-diacylglycerol--serine O-phosphatidyltransferase, which translates to MAGGIDPIRRPRRFKALSLTRLVPNVATIMGMCAGLTSIRFAMQDRWEAAVAAILIAGIIDGLDGRLARMLNASSRFGGELDSLSDFVCFGVAPAMMLYFWSLHEFGGIGWALSLLFAVCMMLRLARFNTQMLGEPELPTWAYRFFTGVPAPAAAALAMWPIVLTFQFGEGIFDSPYIVAPYGVIIAGLMVSRLPTFSFKKVKVPRAWVLPLMLAFGASVAFLVSSPWLTLSVIAGIYFITFPLSYRSYRRMGVENQQEQDKADEEDDDGEPDDDPDEGLNRVHQN; encoded by the coding sequence ATGGCAGGCGGCATCGATCCCATTCGTCGTCCCCGTCGCTTCAAGGCGCTGTCGCTGACACGGCTGGTGCCCAATGTGGCAACGATAATGGGCATGTGTGCCGGTCTGACTTCGATCCGCTTTGCGATGCAGGATCGCTGGGAGGCCGCCGTTGCCGCCATTCTGATTGCCGGGATCATTGACGGTCTTGATGGCCGTCTGGCCCGCATGCTGAACGCGTCCAGCCGCTTTGGCGGTGAACTCGATAGCCTGTCGGACTTTGTCTGCTTTGGCGTCGCACCGGCGATGATGCTGTATTTCTGGTCGCTGCATGAATTTGGCGGCATTGGTTGGGCGTTGTCGCTGCTGTTTGCCGTTTGCATGATGCTGCGTCTGGCGCGCTTTAACACCCAGATGCTTGGTGAGCCGGAATTGCCGACATGGGCCTATCGGTTCTTTACCGGGGTTCCGGCCCCGGCCGCCGCCGCCCTTGCGATGTGGCCGATTGTCCTGACCTTCCAGTTTGGCGAAGGCATCTTTGACAGCCCGTATATCGTCGCACCCTATGGCGTGATCATTGCCGGTCTGATGGTGTCGCGTTTGCCGACCTTCAGCTTCAAGAAGGTCAAGGTGCCGCGCGCTTGGGTACTGCCATTGATGTTGGCATTCGGGGCGTCGGTGGCGTTTCTGGTGTCCTCGCCGTGGCTGACACTTTCGGTGATTGCCGGGATCTATTTCATTACCTTCCCGCTGTCCTATCGTTCCTATCGCCGTATGGGCGTCGAGAACCAGCAAGAACAGGATAAAGCGGATGAGGAAGATGATGATGGTGAACCCGATGATGATCCTGATGAGGGATTGAACCGCGTCCACCAGAACTGA
- a CDS encoding transporter substrate-binding domain-containing protein — protein sequence MSDQSLIWAVPSFAPAFIKDYGELSGYAADTQNWFAARLSQYHHRIMHVPLARLLAEMKSGDGELRCSTTLIPTPERRTYITFAKTILLHLPISIVIRAVDEARFAPYLNDKGHIKIEDLLKDEELATAVRIGRAYGTLVDGQLNRYRNTDRIMEVAEDTKFVRMLDLKRIDWTLYFPSEAEFYRRSQTPDLLIKALPIAGNTTLLEATIGCAKTPAGKKAIEAINAIVDAHPTMPWTDYYADWLGASDREWFYAARDQYIHAEHFETRLEYRPSSAQ from the coding sequence GTGTCCGACCAATCCCTGATCTGGGCGGTCCCGTCCTTTGCGCCGGCATTCATCAAAGATTACGGCGAACTCAGCGGCTATGCCGCCGATACCCAGAACTGGTTCGCAGCAAGGCTTTCACAGTATCACCACCGCATTATGCATGTGCCCCTGGCCCGGCTTCTGGCGGAAATGAAAAGTGGCGACGGGGAATTGCGCTGCTCAACCACACTGATCCCGACGCCGGAACGGCGCACCTATATTACGTTTGCCAAAACCATTCTGCTGCATTTGCCGATCTCGATCGTTATCCGCGCCGTGGATGAGGCCCGCTTTGCGCCCTACCTGAACGACAAAGGCCACATCAAGATCGAGGACCTTCTTAAAGACGAGGAACTTGCAACCGCGGTTCGAATTGGGCGCGCTTACGGGACGCTGGTTGACGGGCAGTTGAACCGGTATCGCAATACAGACCGCATCATGGAGGTCGCCGAAGACACCAAGTTCGTTCGGATGCTTGATCTCAAACGGATTGACTGGACACTCTATTTCCCGTCAGAGGCGGAATTTTACCGTCGGTCCCAGACGCCCGACCTTTTGATAAAGGCCCTGCCGATTGCCGGAAACACCACCTTGCTTGAGGCCACCATTGGCTGTGCAAAAACACCGGCGGGCAAAAAGGCCATTGAAGCCATCAATGCCATTGTCGATGCACATCCAACCATGCCCTGGACCGACTATTATGCCGACTGGCTTGGTGCGAGTGACCGGGAATGGTTCTATGCCGCGCGCGATCAATATATCCATGCAGAGCATTTCGAAACCCGTCTGGAGTACCGCCCGTCATCGGCGCAATAA
- a CDS encoding phosphatidylserine decarboxylase, which translates to MDTPNHGNQGIKTLKSVLVPINPEGWKFVAIFAAITVGLFLIAEPLGWIGVILTLWCAYFFRDPDRITPTDENLVISPADGRVCMISQAPLPKELELDDKTPRTRVSIFMNVFNVHVNRCPINGEIVGEAYVPGKFVNAELDKASENNERQILLVRDKEGREFGVVQIAGLVARRILCDVGTGSQLKAGERFGLIRFGSRVDVYLPEGVSPNVIVGQTTIAGETVLADVSAKGKEAAVGEIR; encoded by the coding sequence ATTGATACGCCCAACCATGGCAACCAGGGAATAAAGACTTTGAAATCCGTTCTTGTGCCGATCAATCCCGAAGGCTGGAAATTCGTTGCGATCTTTGCGGCCATCACTGTGGGCTTGTTCCTGATTGCGGAACCGCTGGGCTGGATCGGGGTGATCCTGACACTTTGGTGCGCGTACTTCTTCCGCGACCCGGATCGCATTACCCCGACCGATGAAAATCTGGTGATTTCCCCGGCAGATGGCCGTGTTTGCATGATTTCGCAGGCGCCGCTGCCCAAGGAACTTGAGCTTGACGACAAAACCCCGCGCACGCGTGTTTCGATCTTCATGAATGTGTTCAACGTTCATGTGAACCGCTGCCCGATCAATGGCGAGATCGTTGGCGAGGCCTATGTGCCCGGCAAGTTCGTCAATGCCGAACTCGACAAGGCATCGGAAAACAACGAACGCCAGATCCTGCTTGTCCGTGACAAGGAAGGCCGCGAGTTTGGTGTTGTCCAGATTGCCGGTCTGGTTGCACGTCGCATCCTGTGTGATGTCGGCACCGGTTCGCAGCTTAAGGCGGGTGAACGGTTCGGTCTGATCCGCTTTGGCTCGCGCGTGGATGTTTACCTGCCCGAAGGCGTGTCACCCAACGTGATTGTCGGTCAAACCACGATTGCCGGTGAAACTGTTCTTGCCGATGTTTCGGCCAAGGGCAAGGAAGCCGCGGTCGGGGAGATCCGCTAA
- a CDS encoding efflux RND transporter permease subunit: MSLIDHALNRSRTVILVLILLLLAGSVGYNAIPKEADPDVQIPVLYVTMHHDGVSPEDAERLLLRPMEQELRSIEGVKEMSSQSYQDGASATLEFYSDVDIDEALADVRERVDIAKSELPEDTDDPEVHEVNLSLFPVLVVTLSGDVPERALLRMARDLKDAIEGLPAVLEAKLAGDREELVEFIIDPMKIEAYRLNGIDIVSLVRNSNALVAAGAIDTGTGRFNIKVPGLFESINDILDMPLIVDGDSVIRFRDIGDVRRTFKDAKSFARLNGEPAIAIEVSKRVGENIIEVIDAIKAVTAEAQEAFPPNLTISYSQDKSSDIRTMLTDLQNSVILAILLVMVVVIWALGWRSGLLVGLAIPGSFLTAILILWALGMTVNIVVLFSLILAVGMLVDGAIVVTEYADRKMIDGLHRSKAYPLAAKRMALPIIASTATTLAAFLPLAFWPDIVGEFMKFLPITVLFTLTASLAMALIFVPTVGAWFGKPGSESNESLEAIAADHGDDIHKVKGGTGLYVRILSGSLRFYWLVIPAAFIILISVWVAFGKLGKGVEFFPAVEPEVAVVQVRARGNLSYYEQDARLKEVEDRILALDARHEGEHWFDTVYARSGDGAGGNEASEDVIGTVQLEYADWQMRPPASEIEKRILADTADLAGIHVEVRAEEAGPPQGKDIQIQLRSYYPELLDETATILVNGLQEMGGMYNFEDGKSPPGIDWEYTVDRAQALKFGADINQIGNVVKLVTNGINFTTYRPDDSTEEIDIVGRYPAKYRSLDELENLQIVTDKGLVPMSNFITRTPKPKTGTLTRVDSRRALTVKADVQEGVLVDTKLGEVKAWMQTLDIDPRISVEFKGQDEEQQKSADFLMNAFTVALFIMFIILVTQFNSISSSLLIMIAIIMSTAGVFLGLMLTGQAFSIVMNGIGVVALAGIVVNNNIVLIDTFDRLKHTASSIEAAILQTGAQRLRPVMLTTVTTILGLVPMVMQINIDFTSREVTVGAPSTQWWVQLSTSIAFGLAFATALTLIFTPCALMMRHKIANRLRKTSVGNRLKSLVSSRFGRNRTKPSGPTA, translated from the coding sequence ATGTCCCTGATTGATCACGCGCTCAATCGTTCGCGCACCGTCATTCTGGTTTTGATCCTACTGCTTCTGGCGGGCTCGGTTGGCTATAACGCCATTCCCAAGGAAGCCGACCCGGATGTTCAAATCCCGGTTCTTTATGTCACAATGCATCATGACGGCGTATCACCGGAAGATGCCGAACGCCTCCTTTTGCGCCCGATGGAGCAGGAATTGCGATCCATCGAAGGTGTCAAGGAAATGAGCTCCCAGTCCTATCAGGACGGGGCATCGGCGACGCTTGAATTTTACTCCGACGTCGATATCGACGAAGCCCTTGCCGATGTGCGCGAACGGGTTGACATTGCCAAATCCGAATTACCCGAAGACACCGACGACCCCGAAGTCCACGAGGTTAACCTGTCGCTGTTCCCGGTTCTGGTGGTAACCCTTTCGGGTGACGTGCCCGAACGTGCGCTTCTGCGCATGGCACGTGATCTGAAAGACGCCATTGAAGGCCTGCCTGCGGTGCTTGAAGCCAAGCTTGCCGGCGATCGCGAAGAACTGGTCGAATTCATCATCGACCCGATGAAGATCGAGGCCTATCGCCTGAATGGCATCGACATCGTCAGTCTTGTGCGCAATTCCAATGCGCTGGTGGCGGCCGGTGCGATCGATACCGGTACGGGGCGCTTTAACATCAAGGTGCCCGGCCTGTTTGAAAGCATAAATGACATTCTTGATATGCCGCTGATCGTTGATGGCGATTCCGTCATTCGGTTCCGCGACATCGGCGACGTGCGCCGGACATTCAAGGATGCCAAAAGCTTTGCGCGTCTAAACGGCGAACCGGCCATCGCGATCGAGGTGTCCAAACGTGTTGGCGAAAACATCATCGAAGTCATTGATGCGATCAAGGCGGTCACCGCCGAGGCACAGGAAGCATTTCCGCCGAACCTGACCATCAGCTATTCACAGGACAAGTCATCTGACATCCGCACCATGCTGACCGACCTTCAAAACAGTGTGATCCTTGCGATCCTGCTGGTGATGGTGGTTGTCATCTGGGCGCTGGGCTGGCGGTCGGGTCTTCTGGTCGGGCTTGCCATTCCGGGCTCGTTCCTGACGGCGATCCTGATCCTTTGGGCGCTGGGCATGACGGTCAATATCGTTGTTCTGTTCAGTCTGATCCTTGCCGTCGGGATGCTGGTCGATGGTGCGATTGTTGTGACTGAATATGCCGACCGCAAAATGATCGATGGCCTGCATCGCAGCAAGGCCTATCCGCTGGCGGCAAAACGCATGGCGCTTCCGATTATTGCGTCAACCGCAACCACGCTTGCAGCCTTCCTGCCGCTGGCCTTCTGGCCTGATATCGTCGGCGAGTTCATGAAATTCCTGCCGATTACGGTTCTGTTCACGCTGACCGCATCGCTTGCCATGGCACTGATCTTTGTGCCGACCGTGGGCGCGTGGTTTGGCAAACCGGGCAGTGAAAGCAACGAAAGCCTTGAGGCCATCGCAGCCGATCATGGTGACGACATCCACAAGGTCAAAGGCGGCACCGGGCTGTATGTCCGTATCCTCAGCGGATCGCTTCGCTTCTATTGGCTGGTGATCCCGGCGGCGTTTATCATCCTGATTTCGGTCTGGGTGGCGTTTGGCAAACTTGGCAAGGGTGTTGAATTCTTCCCGGCGGTCGAACCCGAAGTCGCCGTGGTTCAGGTCCGCGCACGCGGCAACCTGTCCTATTACGAACAGGATGCCCGGCTTAAAGAGGTCGAGGACCGCATTCTGGCCCTTGATGCCCGTCACGAAGGCGAACACTGGTTTGATACCGTATATGCCCGTTCCGGCGATGGTGCCGGTGGCAACGAGGCATCCGAGGACGTAATCGGCACGGTTCAGCTTGAATATGCTGATTGGCAAATGCGTCCGCCCGCAAGCGAGATTGAAAAACGTATCCTTGCCGATACGGCCGACCTTGCCGGTATTCATGTCGAAGTCCGCGCCGAAGAAGCCGGTCCGCCGCAAGGTAAGGATATCCAGATCCAGCTTCGCTCATACTATCCTGAACTTCTTGATGAAACGGCGACCATTCTGGTCAACGGTCTTCAGGAAATGGGCGGCATGTACAATTTCGAAGACGGCAAGTCGCCCCCGGGCATTGACTGGGAATACACAGTCGACCGTGCGCAGGCTTTGAAATTCGGTGCTGATATCAACCAGATCGGCAATGTTGTCAAACTGGTGACCAACGGCATCAATTTCACGACCTATCGTCCCGATGACTCAACCGAGGAAATCGATATTGTCGGGCGTTACCCGGCCAAATATCGTTCCCTCGACGAGCTCGAAAACCTTCAGATCGTGACCGACAAGGGTCTGGTGCCGATGTCGAACTTCATCACGCGCACCCCCAAACCCAAAACCGGCACGCTGACCCGTGTTGACAGCCGCCGCGCCCTGACCGTCAAGGCCGACGTGCAGGAAGGTGTTCTGGTCGATACCAAGCTTGGCGAGGTCAAGGCATGGATGCAGACCCTTGATATCGATCCACGTATATCGGTCGAATTCAAGGGGCAGGATGAAGAACAGCAGAAATCGGCAGACTTCCTGATGAACGCCTTTACGGTGGCCCTTTTCATCATGTTCATCATTCTGGTCACCCAGTTCAACAGCATCTCGAGCTCGCTTCTGATCATGATCGCCATCATCATGTCGACGGCAGGTGTGTTCCTTGGTCTTATGCTCACCGGGCAGGCTTTCTCGATCGTCATGAACGGCATCGGTGTTGTCGCACTGGCCGGGATCGTTGTGAACAACAACATCGTGCTGATCGATACCTTTGACCGGCTCAAACACACCGCCAGCAGCATCGAGGCCGCCATCCTGCAAACCGGTGCGCAGCGTCTGCGTCCGGTGATGCTGACCACGGTGACGACCATTCTTGGTCTGGTACCGATGGTCATGCAGATCAATATCGACTTCACGTCTCGTGAAGTTACGGTCGGGGCACCATCCACCCAGTGGTGGGTGCAGCTTTCAACCTCGATCGCGTTTGGTTTGGCCTTTGCAACGGCCTTGACCCTGATCTTTACGCCTTGTGCGTTGATGATGCGCCATAAGATTGCCAACCGTCTTCGCAAGACATCAGTTGGCAATCGACTGAAATCGCTTGTCTCCTCGCGGTTCGGACGCAACAGGACAAAACCATCAGGCCCGACTGCATAA
- a CDS encoding efflux RND transporter periplasmic adaptor subunit encodes MNASRLIAILLVVGTVIWIGSAYLTGGDETTEQTSVSDATSENKAAKTTASVRTITSHAVDHVDHLRITGRTEAVISVEISAETEARVIEVGAIKGQAVQKGDLIVRLDTGDRQARVAKARALVAQRELEHSAAESLAQKNYRSKTGVAQTLALLEEARADLMIARTELGNTEIRAPFDGIVEERPAEVGDLLSIGDRVATLIQGDPMLVVAHVPEHSISAIDLGQLASVTLFDGSIHDGIVRYTARASDNDTRTFRVEVEIDNPDLRIPDGMTAELEIPVGIKRAHQVRPSVLTLNDEGVLGVRAIVSDNKVDFLPVELQGGNRDRIWIGGLPDTFELIVVGHDWVKEGATVEVVHLETDKDGLPIMQDDEAPSTASDDTGPTLSENSAQ; translated from the coding sequence ATGAATGCTTCACGCCTGATCGCCATTCTTTTGGTCGTTGGGACCGTTATATGGATCGGCAGCGCCTATTTGACGGGTGGTGATGAGACGACGGAACAGACCAGCGTCTCAGATGCGACCTCTGAAAACAAGGCCGCCAAAACAACGGCAAGTGTTCGTACCATCACCAGCCACGCTGTGGATCACGTCGATCATTTGCGCATCACGGGCCGCACCGAAGCAGTCATTTCTGTTGAAATCAGTGCCGAGACCGAAGCACGCGTGATTGAAGTTGGCGCGATCAAGGGCCAGGCCGTTCAGAAAGGCGATCTGATTGTACGCCTTGATACCGGCGATCGTCAGGCCCGTGTTGCCAAGGCGCGCGCGCTGGTCGCCCAGCGTGAACTTGAACATTCCGCCGCCGAAAGTCTGGCTCAAAAGAACTATCGCTCCAAAACCGGTGTGGCACAAACACTTGCCCTGCTTGAAGAAGCGCGCGCTGATCTGATGATTGCGCGCACCGAGCTCGGCAATACCGAAATCCGCGCCCCGTTTGACGGCATTGTCGAAGAACGCCCGGCCGAGGTCGGTGACCTTTTGTCGATTGGGGATCGGGTCGCAACCCTGATCCAGGGTGATCCGATGCTGGTCGTTGCCCATGTTCCCGAACATTCGATCAGCGCGATTGACCTTGGCCAACTGGCAAGCGTTACCCTGTTTGACGGCAGCATCCATGATGGCATCGTCCGTTACACTGCCCGGGCATCTGACAATGACACCCGCACCTTCCGGGTCGAGGTTGAAATTGATAATCCTGATCTGCGCATTCCTGATGGCATGACCGCCGAACTCGAAATTCCGGTCGGCATCAAGCGTGCCCATCAGGTAAGGCCGTCGGTCCTGACGCTCAATGACGAGGGTGTACTTGGCGTACGCGCCATTGTCAGTGACAACAAGGTCGATTTCCTGCCTGTCGAATTGCAAGGCGGCAATCGTGACCGGATCTGGATCGGTGGTCTGCCCGACACGTTTGAACTGATCGTTGTCGGCCATGACTGGGTCAAGGAGGGTGCAACGGTTGAAGTTGTCCACCTTGAAACCGACAAGGATGGTCTTCCGATAATGCAGGATGACGAAGCACCTTCGACGGCGTCTGACGATACCGGCCCGACCCTTTCGGAAAACTCCGCGCAATAG
- a CDS encoding Ig-like domain-containing protein, which translates to MKRPYILVIVGVVLIIAAIALNYMLTKSADEETAPAVTQAPAVTTETTPNEPASEPATDAPAITNPSFDVVRIGPDGNAVIAGRAEPNSTVRIREGEEVIGEATADERGEWVVLPNKPLASGDRELSLEAEDATGNVSKADDKVVVLIPEEKAPAATSEQSGETGETTGTTEATDSEPASEKQPVIALKVPSDGDGAVTVMQGPAPEAAAAQEEGSDTQDATLPRLSIDVVDYDTEGRVAMSGKADINHTVRVYLDNNHVGTAPADENGNWALTIGQPIEPGNYTLRADQLDSSGKVTARVEIPFERARPDQILEPGSRYVVQPGNSLWRIARSTYGEGLKYWVIYHQNRNQIRDPDLIYPGQIFALPNEENQQ; encoded by the coding sequence GTGAAGCGACCCTATATCCTCGTCATTGTCGGCGTTGTACTGATCATTGCAGCGATTGCGCTGAATTACATGCTGACCAAGAGTGCGGATGAAGAAACCGCACCGGCAGTAACACAGGCGCCTGCGGTTACCACCGAGACGACGCCAAACGAACCGGCGTCTGAACCGGCCACTGACGCACCTGCGATCACCAATCCAAGCTTTGATGTCGTGCGCATCGGCCCGGACGGAAATGCCGTCATCGCCGGTCGCGCCGAACCCAACAGCACGGTTCGCATCCGCGAGGGTGAAGAAGTGATTGGCGAAGCCACGGCCGACGAACGCGGAGAATGGGTCGTTCTGCCAAACAAACCGTTGGCCAGTGGCGATCGGGAATTGTCGCTTGAAGCCGAAGACGCCACCGGGAATGTTTCCAAGGCAGATGACAAGGTTGTTGTCCTGATCCCAGAGGAAAAGGCACCGGCAGCCACCAGTGAACAAAGCGGTGAAACCGGCGAGACCACAGGAACCACCGAGGCCACCGACAGCGAACCGGCAAGCGAAAAGCAGCCTGTGATCGCGCTTAAGGTGCCATCTGATGGTGACGGTGCCGTTACCGTAATGCAGGGACCGGCACCTGAGGCCGCAGCGGCACAGGAAGAAGGTTCTGATACGCAAGATGCGACGCTTCCGCGTCTGTCAATTGATGTTGTCGACTACGATACCGAGGGCCGCGTTGCAATGTCGGGCAAGGCCGACATTAATCACACAGTTCGGGTTTACCTTGATAACAACCATGTTGGCACCGCGCCGGCCGATGAAAACGGCAACTGGGCACTGACCATCGGACAGCCGATCGAACCGGGTAATTACACGCTGCGTGCTGATCAGCTTGACAGTTCTGGCAAGGTGACCGCACGCGTTGAAATTCCGTTCGAACGTGCACGGCCAGACCAAATTCTTGAGCCGGGTTCACGTTATGTCGTTCAGCCGGGCAACAGCCTGTGGCGGATTGCGCGCAGTACTTATGGCGAAGGCCTGAAATACTGGGTGATCTATCATCAGAACCGCAACCAGATCCGCGATCCTGATCTGATTTATCCGGGGCAGATTTTCGCACTGCCGAACGAAGAAAATCAGCAATAA